The Flavobacterium commune genome contains the following window.
TTGAAAAATTATAAATCGCCTTACACGGCTACCGCTATTCAAAAATTATTGGATGCCGGTGCTATTCCGCTAGTGAAAGAAAACTGTGACAGTTTTGGTCATGGATCTTCTAGTGAAAACACCATTTTTGGAGCAGTAAAAAATGCAATAAATCCGGAATTAGTTGCAGGTGGTTCCAGTGGTGGATCAGCGGTTAACGTTGCAAAAGATTACACTGTTTTTTCTATTGGTGGAGATACAGGAGGTTCGATTCGTCAGCCTGCCGGGTACAACCATATTTACGGTTTAAAACCAACTTACGGAAGAATTTCAAGATACGGATTGATGGCTTATGCATCTTCTACAGATTGCGTTGGTCCATTGGCAAAATCTATTGAAGATATCCGAATTGTGTTGAATGTAATGAGCGGGAAAGATCCAAAAGATCAAACTTCAGTCGCTTCAGCGGAAATTAGTGAAGAGGAAATTGCAACTTCTGCTGTAAAAGCTGTTGGTTATTTTAAAAACTTCATCGAAAGTGATGCCATTGATGCCCAAATAAAAGCTGATTTCTTGGCAAGTATCGAAAAAATAAAAGCCAAAGGAATTGAAGTAAAGGAATTAGATTTCTTCAAATCCGATATTTTAGTTTCTACCTATTATACTTTGGCTATGGCCGAAACGGCTTCGAATTTATCCCGTTTGGACGGAACCAATTATGGAAACCGTATCGAAGGAGATAATTTGATTGATTCGTATGCCGTAACGCGTTCTGAAAATTTTTCGGAAGAAACTAAACGCAGAATTGTTGGTGGAAACCAGGTGTTGTCTCAGGGATTTTCAGATGAAATCTATTTAAAAGGATTGGCTTTGAGAGATCAGATTTCGGAGAACTTCAGTAAAGATTTCGAGGAAGTAGATGTGATTTTATCGCCGGTTACACCAAGCACACCTCCAAAAATCGGAGACAGTTTAAAAGATCCGTTGGCGATGTATTTGTCGGATGCTTATACGGTTGGTTTTAGTTTAGGGCAATTACCAACTTTAACTGTGCCACAAGGAACAAGTACCGGATTGCAAATTACTGCAGCAAAAAATAATGATGAATTAGTTATGCAATTTGCTAACTTCTTAAAAGATACACTATAATGGAATTGGAACAATTAACGGCGGCATTAAAAGCCCACGATTTAGAATTGGTAATCGGACTGGAAACTCATGTTCGATTGAATACCAAAACCAAGTTGTTTTGTTCTTGTCCAAATCAAGAAATAGAAACACCTAATGAAAATATATGTTCCGTTTGTACGGGACAAATGGGCGTTTTGCCAGCCATAAATAAAGAAGCGATTACAAAAGCTATTTATTTTGGAAAAGCAGTAAATTCGACATTTAGTAATGAAGTGATTTCCTGGGATAGAAAGCATTACGAATATCCGGATAACCCGAAAAATATTCAGATAACGCAATTTCATAATCCAATAATTCCTGACGGACAGGTTTCTTGTTACCGAAATGACGGTTCTCAATTTACCGTGAATTTAACCCAGGTGCATATTGAAGAAGATGCTGCGAAATTGATGCACGAAAAGAAGATTTCGTTAGTCGATTTTAACAAAGCGGGAGTTCCGTTGATTGAAATTGTTACGGAGCCTTGTGTTCGTAATATTGAAGATGCTTCAACTTATGCGCAATACATTCAGCGTATTGTTCAGAATTTAGGAATCTCTGAAGCCAATTTGGAGAAAGGAGAATTCAAATCGGATGTTTCGGTTTCTTTACGCAAAATAAATTCAGACGTTTTAAACCCAAGAACGGAAATCAAAAACTTGAACTCGTTTAAGTTTATGATCGAAGCTTTGAAAGAAGAAGTAGAGAAACAGTTCAATTATTTTATCGAAAACAAAGAATTTAGACCTGATCAAACGACTGTGTTGTGGGATGCTGATTTAAAGCAAACCAAAACCATGCGTAAAAAAGAATTTGAAGCGGATTACCGTTTTATATCAGAGCCGGATTTACCTTTTGTAAATATTAAAGCTGAAATTGAAGCGATTAAAGTAGATACTAGTGCTTTGCCTTATGCTGTTGAATCTATTTTGATTAATGGAGGTGTTTTGCCACAAGATGCTAAATTTTTCACGGCAGATGCTTTGCGTTCGAGAACATTTGTGACTTTAAATAACGAAATTAAAGATCCATCGTTTGTTGCTAAAACTTTAGCGAATAACATCAAGGCTGAAGATTATGATAAGATTCATAATATTGAGCATTTAATAACCATTTTTGTATTATTCAAAGCGGAAAAAATCACAGCTGTTTTAGTTCAAAATGCGATTGCTGGTTATTTAAAAGATCAAAATTTCGATTACAATAAATATTTTGCAGATAATACGATTTCTGAAGATAAAATTCAGGAAGTTATTGCTACCGTAATTGCTGAAAACGCTGCTGTGGCTAATGATATTAAAGCAGGTGACCAAGGAAAAGCAGGTATTTTAGTTGGTAAGGTTTTAGGTGTTATTGGAAAAGGAGCGAATGGAAAAGTAATTCGTCAGATTATATTAGACAAATTAGGTGCTGCTGCTGTTTTGGAGAAAAAAGAAGCGCAGGAAAAAGTTTCTAAAGAAGCAATTGCTGAATCTAAAGAAGTTCAAGAAGAAGCACTTCCTGAAATTCCTATTGTTGTAAAAGATACCTACAGAACTCATAAGATTTCACAATTATCAGAGGCAAATATCGGCGAAGAGGTGATGTTGTCAGGCTGGGTAGCGAGTGTTCGTGACCACGGTGAATTGATTTTTATTGATTTGCGTGATTCAAGTTATGAGATTTTCCAGGTTAATATCAGTAGAGAAACTTTTCCTAATATCGACGAGTTAGTGAAATTGAAACCGGAATCGGTAATTTCGGTAAAAGGTATTGTAGTAGGACGTAATGAAGATGATTATAATGCAGGATTGCGTACGGGTAAAATAGAATTAGAAACTTCGGTTTTAGAAATTTTAAATTTATCTAAAACATTGCCTTTCGAAATTAAGAGAGCGGCTAAAACAAACGAAGCGATTCGTTTTCAATACAAGTTTTTGGATCACAGAAACGAAGAAGTAAGGCGAGCAATCGTAAATCGTCATAAAGTAATTAAGTTAATTCGTGACATCTTAGATGAGGAAGAGTTCTTAGAAATTGAAACACCAATTTTAAGTGCAGGGACTGATGAAGGAGCACGTGAATTTATTGTTCCTACTCGTAAACAAGCTGGTTTGTTTTATACCTTACCACAAGCGCCACAGCAGTTCAAACAGATGTTGATGGTGAGTGGTTATGAGAAATATTTCCAGGTGGCACGTTGTTTCAGGGATGAGGATTCCCGTGGAGATCGTCAGCCAGAATTTACGCAATTGGATATGGAGTTGGCTTATGCCAGCATGCAGCAGATTATCGATTTGAATACCAAACTATTTAATGAAGTAGTGAAGAAAGTATATGGTAACAAATGGATATTGAAACCATTTGAAGTGATTACCTATAAAGATGCGATGGATTTCTATGGCTGTGACCGACCTGATTTGCGTTACGGTCTGAAAATGCAAGACATTACAGCTATTGTAAAAGATACTACTTTCCAAGTATTCAGTAAACCGATTGAAGAAGGCGGAATTGTAAAATGTATCAAGGTTTCGGCTCAGGAGCAAGGAAATAAGCGTATGTCTAAAGGTCAAATCGAAGCTTTAACTGCTATTGCTCAGCAACACGGTTTAGGTGGATTGGCTTATATTATTGTGAATGAAGAAGAGTTGCAATCGCCTATTATTAAGTTTTTAGGGGAAGAAATTGCAGCAGGAATCATAAAAGCTACGGATGCGCAGGTTGGGGATATTGTATTCTTCTCAGCTGCCGATTATGCTACGGCTAACAAGGCTTTGGATGCTGTTCGTCAGGAATTGGGTAGAATGTTGCATTTGATTAATCCTAAGGAATTACGTCCAGCCTGGGTAGTTGATTTTCCAATGTTTGAAAAAACAGATGAAGGAAGATGGACATTTACGCACAATCCGTTCTCGATGCCGGCTATTTATGATTTGAAAAAACACATGGATGGTAAAGAAGAGGAAATCGGAAGCATCATCGCGCAGCAATACGATATAATCCTGAACGGTTACGAAATTGGAGGAGGATCAGTTCGTGCGCATAAATCGGAAATTCTGGAAGCGACTTATAGAAATATGGGTTACAACAAAGAAGAAATGATTAAGAGTGTAGGGACTATGTATAAAGCTTTCCAATACGGTGCGCCACCACACGGAGGAATTGCCTGGGGAATTGACCGTTTAATGATGATTTTAGAGAAAAAAGCATCTATTCGTGAAGTTATGGCTTTCCCGAAAACAGGAACTAGTGAAGATTTATTATTTGGGGCACCATCGCTTTTATCAGATAAAAAGGTAGAAGAAATGAATGTGAGAATTATTAAATAAAAATATCAAAAATCAATTTCAATGATTAATTGAGTTGATTGAAATGATTCAATTTTCAAATTTCCAAAACGACATTTTAAATGCTTGTTTTGGAAATTTTGTTTTTTTATGAAAAATGGTGTTTGGGGTAAATTCTATTTATCAACACAAAGGTTCGTGTATCAAGAACTTTTTATGTATCTTTGTGTAGTTTTGAGAGATATGAAAAGAATAATTGCGAAAAAGACTTTGAAAGATTTCTGGGAAAATCATGCAGATGCCGAGCAGTATCTAAAAACATGGTATGAAACAGCAAAAAATTCAAATTGGAAATCACCTAATGATGTTAAGCAAACTTTTATTAATGCGAGTGTCTTAAAAGATGGGAGGATTGTTTTTAATATAAAAGGAAATTCTTATCGACTGATTGTAAAATTTAATTTTGAAAGACAATGGGCATTTATTCGATTTGTGGGAACTCATGCTGAGTATGATAAAATAAATGCCGACACAATTTAAAAGTAGAATTATGAAAATTACACCTATTAAAACAGAAAAAGATTACTTAGAAGCACTTGAAAGATTGGAGGTGATTTTTGATGCTGCGCCAAATTCAGTTGAAGGTGATGAGGCTGAAATTTTGTCAATGTTGATAGATAATTATGAAAATCAATTCTTTTCTATTGATGCACCTGATCCAATTGAAGCTATTAAAATCAGAATGGAAGAAATGAATATTAGGCAAAAAGATCTGGTTGGGATAATTGGTGGAAAAAGTAGTGTTTCTGAGGTTTTGAACAAGAAAAAAAAACTAACTGTTGATATGATTCGGGAGCTTGAAAGGGTTTTAAATATTTCAGCTTCAGTATTAGTTGGTAGTTATCAATTAAAACCCTAGTTTGATTTTAATCACAATATCAAAAATCAATTTCAATGGCAATGCTAATTGCAAATTGAAAATAATAAATTTCCAAAACAGCATTTTTTAATGTTTGTTTTGGGAATTTGTTTTTTTAGGGCTTTTTTTTAATTGCAATTGAATCAGGATCTCGGTTTATTAAGCCCTCTGTCGTACATGACAATGCTTCCTGCTACTGATACATTCAAGCTTTTTTCAGATTTGAATTTGATCAGATGATGGCATTTTGCAATTGCTTTTTTAGATAAACCATTGTCTTCGGCGCCTAATAAGTAAACACATCGCCTAGGGTGTTCAAATGTTTCCAAATCGGCTGCTCGTTCGTCAAGTTCGACTCCTACTAAGCGTGCGCCTTTGGGTAAGTTTTGGTAGAAATCTTCAAAGGTTTCGTAGTGAAAATAAGGCATTGATTTTACGGCATTTTCTGTGTCGCAAGCCTGTTTGGCGTATCTGTTTCCTATTGTGAAAATATAACTTGCTCCCAGATTTTGGGCAGTTCTCCATAAAACGCCTAAGTTTTCAGGGGTTTTACCATTCTGTATTCCTATTCCGAAAAATTCGGTTGTAAAATTATCGTTCATGGCGCAAAAATACGAACAGTTGGTAGTATTGCCAAGTTTTTAATTTATGCTGAAAAAAAATAGCTGTTTGTTGTCGAAATCTTCTTATTTTGTTGATAACTTAAGGCT
Protein-coding sequences here:
- a CDS encoding helix-turn-helix domain-containing protein, which codes for MKITPIKTEKDYLEALERLEVIFDAAPNSVEGDEAEILSMLIDNYENQFFSIDAPDPIEAIKIRMEEMNIRQKDLVGIIGGKSSVSEVLNKKKKLTVDMIRELERVLNISASVLVGSYQLKP
- a CDS encoding amidase, translating into MDSKIKEIHQQLVSKQITCTALVQEKLDLLKQNTYNSVNSLLDTLALELAAKVDTKIANGETIGLLEGIPFGIKDVYMLQGTYTTASSELLKNYKSPYTATAIQKLLDAGAIPLVKENCDSFGHGSSSENTIFGAVKNAINPELVAGGSSGGSAVNVAKDYTVFSIGGDTGGSIRQPAGYNHIYGLKPTYGRISRYGLMAYASSTDCVGPLAKSIEDIRIVLNVMSGKDPKDQTSVASAEISEEEIATSAVKAVGYFKNFIESDAIDAQIKADFLASIEKIKAKGIEVKELDFFKSDILVSTYYTLAMAETASNLSRLDGTNYGNRIEGDNLIDSYAVTRSENFSEETKRRIVGGNQVLSQGFSDEIYLKGLALRDQISENFSKDFEEVDVILSPVTPSTPPKIGDSLKDPLAMYLSDAYTVGFSLGQLPTLTVPQGTSTGLQITAAKNNDELVMQFANFLKDTL
- a CDS encoding type II toxin-antitoxin system HigB family toxin, translated to MKRIIAKKTLKDFWENHADAEQYLKTWYETAKNSNWKSPNDVKQTFINASVLKDGRIVFNIKGNSYRLIVKFNFERQWAFIRFVGTHAEYDKINADTI
- a CDS encoding RNA methyltransferase, whose product is MNDNFTTEFFGIGIQNGKTPENLGVLWRTAQNLGASYIFTIGNRYAKQACDTENAVKSMPYFHYETFEDFYQNLPKGARLVGVELDERAADLETFEHPRRCVYLLGAEDNGLSKKAIAKCHHLIKFKSEKSLNVSVAGSIVMYDRGLNKPRS
- the gatB/aspS gene encoding bifunctional amidotransferase subunit GatB/aspartate--tRNA ligase AspS; this translates as MELEQLTAALKAHDLELVIGLETHVRLNTKTKLFCSCPNQEIETPNENICSVCTGQMGVLPAINKEAITKAIYFGKAVNSTFSNEVISWDRKHYEYPDNPKNIQITQFHNPIIPDGQVSCYRNDGSQFTVNLTQVHIEEDAAKLMHEKKISLVDFNKAGVPLIEIVTEPCVRNIEDASTYAQYIQRIVQNLGISEANLEKGEFKSDVSVSLRKINSDVLNPRTEIKNLNSFKFMIEALKEEVEKQFNYFIENKEFRPDQTTVLWDADLKQTKTMRKKEFEADYRFISEPDLPFVNIKAEIEAIKVDTSALPYAVESILINGGVLPQDAKFFTADALRSRTFVTLNNEIKDPSFVAKTLANNIKAEDYDKIHNIEHLITIFVLFKAEKITAVLVQNAIAGYLKDQNFDYNKYFADNTISEDKIQEVIATVIAENAAVANDIKAGDQGKAGILVGKVLGVIGKGANGKVIRQIILDKLGAAAVLEKKEAQEKVSKEAIAESKEVQEEALPEIPIVVKDTYRTHKISQLSEANIGEEVMLSGWVASVRDHGELIFIDLRDSSYEIFQVNISRETFPNIDELVKLKPESVISVKGIVVGRNEDDYNAGLRTGKIELETSVLEILNLSKTLPFEIKRAAKTNEAIRFQYKFLDHRNEEVRRAIVNRHKVIKLIRDILDEEEFLEIETPILSAGTDEGAREFIVPTRKQAGLFYTLPQAPQQFKQMLMVSGYEKYFQVARCFRDEDSRGDRQPEFTQLDMELAYASMQQIIDLNTKLFNEVVKKVYGNKWILKPFEVITYKDAMDFYGCDRPDLRYGLKMQDITAIVKDTTFQVFSKPIEEGGIVKCIKVSAQEQGNKRMSKGQIEALTAIAQQHGLGGLAYIIVNEEELQSPIIKFLGEEIAAGIIKATDAQVGDIVFFSAADYATANKALDAVRQELGRMLHLINPKELRPAWVVDFPMFEKTDEGRWTFTHNPFSMPAIYDLKKHMDGKEEEIGSIIAQQYDIILNGYEIGGGSVRAHKSEILEATYRNMGYNKEEMIKSVGTMYKAFQYGAPPHGGIAWGIDRLMMILEKKASIREVMAFPKTGTSEDLLFGAPSLLSDKKVEEMNVRIIK